A genomic stretch from Caballeronia sp. LZ062 includes:
- a CDS encoding ATP-grasp domain-containing protein, giving the protein MNARAPRVAVAGLSARLLAQSAARAGLNVVALDIFGDRDTRTHAGMWFDIGGDGLSIDRVRLYDALERVARLPRMLGLIVTSGLEPHTMELSRAPGVPRFIGNGAQSAAVRDPRRFFALLDEARIAHPDVCLTRPADARDWLVKRRDGCGGTHIEWARDIDVLPSGAYFQRLAQGRSMSALFIAAHREAVVIGFAEQLTVSAHHLPFVHAGSLGPVTLPRDTAARIVEAIETIVWQTGLTGLGSIDFLLDGDSFQVLEINTRPSSTMALYEAAWPDVWPHGLIEAHLDACLDGHLPRTDTAFKRAPLVAGQRVVFAQQGFVVSQAFSDACFADPACHDVPLPGARIEAGMPVCTMMAAAPELDTLRVSLDSECTRILQRITSH; this is encoded by the coding sequence ATGAACGCGCGTGCGCCGCGCGTTGCGGTGGCGGGACTGTCGGCGCGTCTGCTCGCGCAGTCAGCCGCGCGCGCCGGCCTGAACGTCGTCGCGCTCGATATATTCGGCGACCGCGATACGCGCACGCACGCGGGCATGTGGTTCGATATCGGCGGCGATGGCCTGTCGATAGACCGCGTGCGTCTGTACGATGCCCTGGAACGCGTCGCGCGCCTGCCGCGTATGCTCGGCCTCATCGTGACGAGCGGGCTGGAGCCGCATACCATGGAGTTGAGTCGCGCGCCGGGGGTGCCGCGTTTCATCGGCAATGGTGCGCAGTCTGCGGCCGTGCGCGATCCGCGCCGCTTCTTCGCTTTACTCGATGAAGCCCGCATCGCGCATCCCGATGTGTGCCTCACGCGTCCCGCCGATGCACGCGACTGGCTCGTGAAGCGGCGCGACGGCTGCGGCGGCACGCATATCGAATGGGCGCGCGATATCGACGTCCTGCCGTCCGGCGCCTATTTTCAGCGCCTTGCGCAAGGCCGCTCGATGTCCGCGCTGTTCATCGCGGCGCATCGCGAGGCCGTGGTCATCGGCTTCGCGGAACAGCTCACCGTGAGCGCGCATCACCTGCCGTTCGTGCATGCGGGATCGCTGGGACCCGTGACGTTGCCGCGCGATACGGCGGCGCGCATCGTTGAAGCAATCGAAACGATCGTGTGGCAAACCGGTCTCACGGGTCTAGGCAGCATCGACTTTCTGCTCGACGGCGATTCGTTCCAAGTGCTCGAAATCAACACGCGCCCCTCATCGACCATGGCGCTCTATGAAGCCGCATGGCCCGATGTGTGGCCGCACGGCCTGATCGAAGCGCATCTGGACGCGTGCCTCGACGGTCATTTGCCGCGCACCGACACCGCGTTCAAGCGAGCGCCGCTCGTCGCGGGACAACGCGTGGTGTTCGCGCAGCAAGGCTTCGTGGTGTCGCAGGCGTTCAGCGACGCCTGCTTTGCCGATCCCGCGTGCCACGACGTGCCGCTGCCGGGCGCGCGCATCGAAGCGGGCATGCCTGTCTGCACGATGATGGCCGCCGCGCCCGAACTCGACACCTTGCGCGTTTCGCTCGACAGCGAATGCACGCGCATCTTGCAACGCATCACAAGCCACTAA
- a CDS encoding RimK family alpha-L-glutamate ligase translates to MTRIAIMTDETGWHTSRLKKAFRARGVEARCVDLAECRIDTTWAPHGLVIPGFGHALPDAVFVRGIAGGTFEQVTLRLGILHALRESGVPVYNDARAIERSVDKSMTSFLLNRYGVPTPATWAGESPAFAKRVLMREAAASRKLVMKPLFGSQGKGLRRLGDDTSEPLPSLDDFNGVAYLQRYIDAGHPGFDWRVLVIGTQAIAAMKRVGGDDWIHNFARGARCEPAELTPSLADTAVRASQALGLDYAGVDLIAASGRPLVLEVNGVAAWRGLQSVTSLDIAALLADDLLDRKLAASQRTLALASGDARA, encoded by the coding sequence ATGACACGCATCGCGATCATGACCGACGAGACTGGCTGGCACACCAGTCGTCTGAAGAAAGCCTTTCGCGCGCGCGGCGTCGAGGCGCGCTGCGTCGATCTTGCGGAATGCCGCATCGATACGACATGGGCGCCGCACGGCCTCGTGATTCCCGGCTTCGGGCACGCGCTGCCCGATGCGGTGTTCGTGCGCGGCATCGCGGGCGGCACGTTCGAACAAGTGACGCTGCGACTCGGCATTCTGCACGCGCTGCGCGAAAGCGGCGTGCCGGTTTATAACGATGCGCGCGCTATAGAACGCAGCGTCGACAAGTCGATGACGAGCTTTCTGCTCAACCGCTATGGCGTGCCCACGCCCGCGACGTGGGCCGGCGAATCGCCCGCATTCGCCAAGCGCGTGTTGATGCGCGAAGCCGCAGCGAGCCGCAAGCTCGTGATGAAGCCGCTTTTCGGCTCGCAAGGCAAGGGCTTGCGGCGACTCGGCGACGATACAAGCGAGCCGCTGCCGTCGCTCGACGACTTCAACGGCGTGGCCTATTTGCAGCGATATATCGATGCAGGGCATCCCGGCTTCGACTGGCGCGTGCTGGTCATCGGCACGCAGGCGATCGCGGCGATGAAACGCGTAGGCGGCGATGACTGGATTCACAACTTCGCGCGCGGCGCGCGTTGCGAGCCGGCTGAACTGACGCCCTCGCTCGCCGACACGGCCGTGCGCGCGAGCCAGGCGCTGGGCCTCGATTACGCGGGCGTCGATCTGATCGCGGCCAGCGGGCGCCCGCTCGTGCTCGAAGTGAACGGCGTGGCCGCGTGGCGCGGGCTGCAATCCGTGACATCACTCGATATAGCCGCCTTGCTTGCCGACGATCTGCTCGACCGCAAGCTCGCTGCATCGCAGCGCACGCTCGCGCTGGCCAGCGGCGATGCCCGCGCCTGA
- the mch gene encoding methenyltetrahydromethanopterin cyclohydrolase, whose protein sequence is MTLTSPLPAGLSVNAMSEPLVAQLIEYSERLHIGITRTPAGTIIVDAGVDAPGSADAGILIARICMGGLGHVARRTAFDVAPLWPTFIEVHTSNPVLACLGSQYAGWSLSATKEETGGKKFFSLGSGPARALACKEPLFDELGYRDRHERGALVMEVNRLPPQVVIDKVINDCGIAPDKLVIAVTPTHSVAGTVQVVARVVEVALHKTHVLGVDLSEVVEASGSAPLPPPAPDDTQAMGRTNDAILYGGRVHLTVKTDAAARRLAAELPSLNARDYGKPFAEIFKSFNYDFYQIDAALFAPAEAWVSSLESGATYRGGKLDHAMLHAQWHVTREAP, encoded by the coding sequence ATGACACTGACATCGCCCCTTCCCGCCGGACTGAGCGTCAACGCGATGAGCGAGCCGCTCGTCGCGCAGCTGATCGAGTACAGCGAGCGTCTTCACATCGGCATCACGCGCACGCCTGCCGGTACGATCATCGTGGATGCAGGCGTCGATGCGCCGGGCAGCGCGGACGCGGGCATCCTGATCGCGCGAATCTGCATGGGCGGGCTCGGGCACGTAGCGCGTCGCACGGCTTTCGATGTCGCTCCGCTCTGGCCGACTTTCATCGAAGTGCATACGTCCAATCCCGTGCTTGCCTGCCTCGGCAGCCAGTACGCGGGCTGGAGCCTCTCCGCGACGAAAGAGGAAACCGGCGGCAAGAAGTTCTTCTCGCTCGGCTCAGGTCCGGCGCGCGCGCTTGCCTGCAAGGAGCCGCTCTTCGACGAACTCGGCTATCGCGACCGACACGAACGCGGCGCGCTCGTCATGGAAGTGAATCGTCTGCCGCCGCAAGTGGTCATCGACAAGGTCATCAACGACTGCGGCATAGCGCCCGACAAGCTCGTCATCGCGGTGACGCCGACGCACTCTGTCGCGGGGACGGTGCAGGTCGTCGCGCGCGTCGTGGAAGTTGCCCTGCACAAGACGCATGTGCTGGGCGTCGATCTGAGCGAGGTTGTCGAGGCAAGCGGCAGCGCACCGCTGCCGCCGCCCGCGCCCGACGACACGCAGGCGATGGGCCGCACCAACGACGCGATCCTTTACGGCGGCCGCGTGCATCTGACCGTGAAGACCGACGCGGCGGCGAGGCGCCTCGCCGCCGAACTGCCGTCGCTGAACGCGCGGGACTACGGCAAGCCCTTCGCGGAGATATTCAAGTCCTTCAACTACGACTTCTATCAAATCGATGCCGCGCTCTTCGCGCCCGCCGAAGCGTGGGTGTCGAGCCTGGAAAGCGGCGCAACGTATCGCGGCGGCAAGCTCGATCACGCGATGCTTCATGCGCAGTGGCACGTGACGCGAGAGGCGCCATGA